The Pseudomonas bijieensis DNA window GCAGAACACCATTGACCATCGGGCCTGCGGTTTCCGAGCTCTCGCTGTAACCGGCCAGTACCGCTGGGCCCTTGACCTGTGGAGCAGCCAGGCTTGGCTGGTTGGATTGCTGCGCCATTTGCACGCCGGCAATCTCATCCTGGTTGTACAGGCGCACACCGGCCAGCACGGCCACGGTGACCGAAGCGGCTACCGCCAGGCGACCCAGGCTGCGCCATGGTCCGCGAGAAGCTTTTGCCGGTACGGCTTCGTCAGCCAAGGCAGCAGAAACGGCCGCAGCGATGTCCAGGCGTGGAAGCAACAAGTCCTTGTGCATCACCGCCCGGGCGATCTGGTAACGAGCCCAGGTCTCACGGGTTTCAACATCGTCGAAGGCATTCAATACCCGACG harbors:
- a CDS encoding sigma-E factor negative regulatory protein, which produces MSREALQESLSAVMDNEADELELRRVLNAFDDVETRETWARYQIARAVMHKDLLLPRLDIAAAVSAALADEAVPAKASRGPWRSLGRLAVAASVTVAVLAGVRLYNQDEIAGVQMAQQSNQPSLAAPQVKGPAVLAGYSESSETAGPMVNGVLQGQPGWHDQRLPNYLRQHAQQAALKGTESALPYARAASLENR